Part of the Mytilus trossulus isolate FHL-02 chromosome 2, PNRI_Mtr1.1.1.hap1, whole genome shotgun sequence genome is shown below.
aatgagataactataGGTGACAAACAAAATTACCTTGTAGTTCTGTGCGTATTATCTTTGAAGGTCTTGCAGTTATATTAGATGCTTTCCGAACTCTGACTCTGAGTTGTTGAGATTCTACTTTCTGCTGGTTTACTCCATGGTTGTGCTcgtttaaagtttttataattgttttgctGTCCGCATCAGCCGTAATCCTGgctttatatataattataacctTAGTGACTCTCAGTTTTGTATTAGAAATGAGTATGAACTCACACATATATCCAGGAGGAGTCATGTAcaagcaaaaaacaaaataaatcgtaaataatatttaacttttccGTTATATTACCTGTTATACCTGTAAAATGGCGCAAATGAAGGTTTTtcttttggcgcaaatgatatataaccttgtggcgcaaatgaaaggtttgattttttaaaaattggcgcaaatgaaatgcgcCCCAGAATGTGTCATAGACCTTTAAACATGTATAAGAGGTATTTTAATCCGTAATTAAGGgagatccgtttgcgccaaaaataaatatgacgtCCTCTGAACTGCTAGAAATGTAAGTTTgatatcttattttgttttattttcaactgatttatgAATTTACTGTTTAGATTTAATGTCGGTATGTGTGTACTTGTCATATTCATCATGTTAGTTTGTAAAGATCTGTAGAGACATTTGCTAAGCAAGGTAATCCTAAACGCTTGTTGCTGCTTTAGGCTGTTCATACATCAAGTCATTTACCTAGAATAATCACAATAAGATCAGAGGGCTGttgatatttgaagaaaagACAATAATAagtgatttaaacaaaaatatttgtctaTCTTTACCCTTTATCACAATTATAATAGATTCATATAACAGAgcaggattcaaaattattagCATAAGGAGTAAAAGGACGAACAAAAACCACTAAAACAATTACCTACATTATACACAGAACTGAATATGTTCATCTAAACAAACCGAGGCCCCATCCCccctaaaaaaagaaaagaaaaagaaaaaaagaaaaatccaaCACAATAAACCTTGAATATcattaaactttaatttcaCGGACACAGAACATATTGCCCAGGTTAAAGACATTTTTGGAGAGTAATCAGACAATCATCGTGAATGGTAAGGTATCAGCTGAGAGAGAACGCAAACTTTCTTAGAATTatctatgtattgaaaaaaacttcctgtcttattatataaataatgttatgtttactgttaataacatatttttcatatcttaaCAGAGTTTGGTCTGATGAAAGTTTGAATTCTGTTTCACCAGATCATGATCATTTATCTTTCTACGAAAGTCCTGCTGCTAGTCCATATTTTTCACATCATTATGGAACTATGTCATCATATTTCAAACAACCTTATATGGATCATCATTTCCCGGAACTAAGCAAACCATACCAGAATATGTGGAAACTTGTCAGCAAACGTGAATTATCGCACATCATTACGAGGCTGAGGCGAAGTACACTTTCTTCTCGAACCAGACAGAAAAGACCACAAAGTGAACATATTGGCGATCACGTCAAACAAGAGGAACAACGCAAATTATGCATGACTCCAAATGGACCAAAAGAATTTCGAAGCTTTCGCTGAGATTTTAATGTCTCAGTGTCGGTGCTTTTAATTATTTGCAATAACaattaatttaaatcatttaaacacTTGTGTTTGTCTGTGTTATTAACTAGCGAAACAAataattcattgtttttttataagaagAATCATCATTTCAGTGAGTGCATTATTACCCCGAACATGAACATTTAGCAACTGTATACAATATGTACAGCAGTTAGTTTCATACAATTCCATACAAGGTACCAACAACAGtgttatattgtaaaatttcaaattttgtatacttaaaaaataaaacaaggaaTGAAAGATCACTGTTAAAATTGATCTTTAACGTCAGAGGTTTAATtcgaattaggattgatttttaaaagcttttcaAGGAAATATAACTTTCCTGTGTGTTGATTGTTATTGGTAATATTTACGCATCATTGGATATCACAATGAAAGCGGCTGGTGTTGGACGTGTAAGGGTACAAGTTAACGTAtacaacttgaaaaaaatattgttttttgagTATCCAGTGGGACATTTTCATTCTTGGTCAGGACAATAACAGACCAAAcaatacaccaaaaaaaatgGTACTGCAAATTGGAAAAATTAGATAAAGGACTGAAATGTTTGctgttatttacaaaaaaagacgGACAGTGAAATCGGGACATtgattttgccttgcaacatgTCTTccactaacacaaaggttcctggttcgattcccgtttgggatgaaaatttcaggaactcaattttctaatattataTCTAATTTATGTAACATATCAACAACAGTaaatcactgaataacaggttcctgactttgaACAGTCACATACATGCAGAATACTGTAtggcggggtaaaacatgttctcttgccgacgaaaaatttgaaataaaaccagcaaaatagcaaaactctttacggaagcgtattagcgccatgcacacatttttttttaatttttcttcctatgtttgcgttataacacAAACCTTAgcgttacaacgcaaacctttgcgatgtAACGCAAACCTATAACGCAAATATTTGCGTcataacgcaaaccttttgcgttacaacgcaaacctttgcgttataacaacgcaaacctttgcgttacaaaacgcaaacctttgcgatataacgcaaacctttgcgttaaacgcaaacctttgcgttaaacgcaaacctttgcTTTATAACGCAAAACCTTTGTGTTACaacgcaaacatttgttttatcttatttcttatttaagattcaaaTGAAACAGTAGTTATTAATGGAGGAGGctgtatatatattcaaatttatcacctttgtagtattgcaaagtaaaatgcttgaataattgatcatatcAATGACTAATAATGAGCAGAatattataagaagatgtggtatgagtgccaataagaaaactctccatctaagtcactattcgtaaaagtaaaccatcataggacgaattatggtcttcaacacggtgcattggctcacactgaacaacaaactataaaggtcTCCCAAAACGATATCCAtgttactactagtatatatattacaaagaaaattgagtaaattgaggttgtacctaagaaaaaaatcaaccctgcTAATATAGCTACACTGTATaaccgaatataaatatacttccaaAGTAAGCTCTCGTTTGAGAACTGTGTAAAGAAGGGTGGATTCAAACATGCTACCAGTTggcaataaatgtatagaatgaagatgttttattaataaaattatgttctctcttttcaaattgctacccaagcatcttaaaaaaacttcattatattgaaatgaaaattcaatgactttATATCAAAGAATCTTATTCATattctgagatttaaaaaaaaaagcataaagataattttgtctatttgacttggaggtttcacaattgtatgacattattttttatctttcaatttaaatatgactacatgtatatactattttcttgttaaattatgTACTTTTCTAATGCACAAATCAGTCTTAATTCATGTATAATTGCACTTCAAGTATTCCATTATTCCTATGCATATTTATCATAATGATTTGGCCTTGTACATgcatgtatgtttcttttttttttatcaactagTAAATCACATCCGAAATAAATGACAGacggacatatatacaaaacgtAATGAATAATTGATATCAAGATATTTGCgttacgatacagttttgatcctgtatttacaacttcgtgaaaatttgcatataggctattttttacctgattaaatcaaatatgtaataaaaaatataccttcatgtgctactttttgagtaaaatgggGTCGAAATTTCgtatattttctcaaaattcagatttgtggccgtaatttctttttcgaaagaaagatataacttttttgttataaaagataaacacaaattgttttttgttaaataatcggtaatttccgtattttataaaaatcataaaaaataatgcatgttttatttagaaataactcatatttatcaaatattcccGAATTGACGAAAATACgtaattttttgctgcatgtttatcaaagttaaaaaaaaaatcctctatttacagttttataaaatttgggtcacacaatctccctgcaaaataaaacaaattgctgttttgaaaaataggggtccatgaactcgttttcaaattaaatcactttggatgataaaaatcagtcaaaaaaatgcatcttttcccgatttgtcacagtttgacgtcgcgaaaaaaaacatttttcgttagcgacgtcattacctcccctgtaactgtatcgtatgcccttaaacgcaaacataggaagaacaaaaaatgtgtggcgctaatacgcttccgtaactccttataatataattaatcgCTATTTTGTCGAAGCCTTTATATAAAGACAAAGTAgtaatcaattctagccgtagaatttattaatcaatttttttttagccgTAGgatttataaaagagggacaaaagataccaaagggacagtcaaactcataatctaaaacaaactgacaacgccatggctaaaaatgaaaaagacaaacagaaaaacaatagtacacatgacacaacatagaaaactaaaaaataaacaacacgaaccccaccaaaaactaggggtgatctcaggtgcttcggaagggtaagcagatcctgctccacatgcggcacccgtcgtgttacttatgtgattacaaatccggtaaatagtctaattcggtaggtcaaattcatgaaagggaaggggattgtagttatgacgtaaggaacttatccgatatcatttgtgaaacggttattccataacggtcaaccaactcgtgatgacgtccgtaaaatttacgaagggatgatttcaacttcgccatttggaactcttggtttaatagcttccttgtgagcagtaaccctctatcaagaaaatcatgataggaaatgcaagcacgggaatatcgtatcaattgggaatcaattctagccgtagaatgtGTAATCAATTTTAACcgcagaactgttctagaagtagaactgaccaaagatttggtcagttctaggtagaactgtctaaaactgttctagggtagaactgtcaggatcagttctaggtagaactgttcaAATCAgatctaggtagaactgaccaaatcagttctagctagaacagttctaacaTAAAAGGTGTCAGactgacagttctacgtactgtcctagaacagttctcctgacagattctgacagatttaatgagaggttagaactgATCTCCACTGTAGTTGAATGAATCTAAATCCGTCtctattaattttgttatgtcTATTTACCATGAATTTATTTATCTCAAGTTGTGGAAATCGCcggattaaatttgttttacccTTAATTcaccttaaaatgttgtattgtcgTAAGTAATGAACTTGGAGGAAGGAAAATTGGGACAGAAGTATACggttttcaataaatgaattacaaatgtataacaaaactttaaccccttcctgttcccatcggtactctggtaccgatgggctatattttGGGGCAACTAGCTTGCgtaaagtattgaatctttggcatttgttgacgtacagaagaggttgatggctcaaatcaatcccctatatcacagctggGTGGTTCGTGGTGCCTAAAACCTTTCGcgagtacggtttggtatcaaatcgctcctaacggacaacgttttctcctgtgAAAaccgtggtttttttttaattttgaacacAATATTTCCGTAGAGTATGGGAAAATATACTGTTGATTTTGGGGgcaatataactttttttgattAATTTCGCCGTGTATTTTCGAGGGAAACTATTCATAGTATGATTTAAACTTGTTCGCAAGTGAAATAAGTGATTGTAAgtgtaccaacgcaatcatttacttgaaatgcattctcaatttgtggtcagtaattccaaattaattgaaaaagagacaaaaacagacaaaaagtcataaaattttttttggatgttgaaatagatgtaacagaacattgtttctgaagtGCCTGGTTATGGTAATgccgaaaacacttttgttgaaataaagaaactggtaaaagttaagaaaaaagtagcagactaaagtatgatatcatcctatatttgctcaaaatgaTGGGATTTACAacaattatatatgttatatcgagacttaatttctaaacgaaaacagaCTGATTATTTGTTTACTCTCACTTCGTTAATGGAACAGTTAACTACTAAAATTTCAAAGCtttaaactggaactcccgtggttCAGTGGGAAGCTGCACTAGCCCACAGCAGGAAAAttgcatgttcgaacctcaaaACCGGAGGTCAAAatataatttcctatattaaatgttacttaacttaacttaactttcattttcaaaaagagggtcatgaatatatacaaaactcaaattaaaaacaatgtttgtatgtttttaaataatgtgtgtcctaattgcacccccccccccttaaactaATACatcataggcccaaaacaccaaagtaattattggtaattcattgaatcttactttttaagtaaaaattatATGTGCTGCTTGAATAAACATAGTTTAAcctaaaatttgtgtcaaggataagatttttgacgaaaaaacggctgaaatCCGTTATTTTGCATATTGATGGCATCAACGTTTGGAAGGCATACATcacgtatttcctccaactataccataattGTAACTTTCCTGTTtctatcagacttaggacattgcTTTGACACCAAAACTATATCATATTAGCCATTATAAAAGCCTTCAAACGACCTTTTTCGCaagatttttgtatttttttactttttttccgcaagtcacgtgacttttggacagataacacgtgacttcagAAGACAACATTtctgatatatttatttctttcaaatatttaatcaattatCTCTCAAATGGACCCACAACCACCTTTGTGTAAGCttcagtgcgaatgctatatgcgattgaactttgatagTGTCTTTTCATAAGTTTACGTCAaatttggcggaacgtgaaagggttaatCGCAGGCTGCTAAAATTGCATGGtgcatatcatctgtcattgtaaatttttcaCATCTTGATTCAACccttatacaaatatatccgacactctgcaagtaaataaaaacatatttaccattgattaatttgaattgaattgtattttaaatttgctGGACACATAACTTGTCGAAATGCAAccattaaattaaattgttataacccgatcttgaaaattattttcccAGTCATTTGAAGTTGCTTGCTTTTAAAATGTACTAATCTTCTCCTGAATCGTCCGTATAATACGGGGTTGCATTAATTCAATGAAACTGTTTTTGTTGCCCCGATAAGTCTTTCAGTTACCTCCCGGATTCATGTACAACATGGACCTTGGTTTTTTTCGACAaccagcaattttttttaaaatttcacctTGCGATTCGAATTTAATATGGAACAAATTTgtttggacaaaatggctaccgtctTGTAATGTTTCGTAGCATTTTATTACTGTAAGACccaaacatgcagttaataaAGAAAGAATCTAGACTTTATGTTCTTTTCGTGTATctaactttaatttgttttggtaaattataaaatacttattgAAATATCAGGTAACAAACCCGCATTAATTGCTTgaacaaatgaaatatcaactttgacaaaatggctaccgcttaaaaaaacgactgtgtagagCTGGTTTTATAGAATCTACAATTTTTGAACTCACGAACAATGAGGCAATTGTTTGTCCTTTCGATAGATGTTATAATTATCTCacattttttagacatttttagcTATGTCTACTTATAAAACTACATTTTAGCCGTTAAGTCAACGAAAAACGTGattggacatttttcttattccagctTAATATGCAGCCACCGAGTCAAACGAAATTCTTCGACAAAAGAACGgctttaatttaacaaagatCTGACACACTTCGTTGCTTCTGCTAAGTTTCGggaagatcagagaataagaaataggaaCACTATacataagaaataaaacagttgtttaaaaatgtaacgttgggcatccgtttttttcatatagctttgttgttttaatcctcaaatatactagatacTACTAAGCATATGACCAAGAGCTATAAGAAcataaaggaaaacatatattttattagtttttatagtggtttgtttttgttaacattttattttgttttgcggaggaaatttcgaagattctgttttaaatcataGGGGTTGTAGGAACAACGTGTGTGACGTTAAGGCTAAATAAGTCATTATTTAagagggggataggaggggtcctgatcccgaaatccctggcttaaatacatgaaatcttgatgtcccaatttaaaaaatgtcaaatcctgacattccaaaattcaaaaacagtTATCCCTGACCCCGaacttaaaaacacccgatcccgacgtcccgaaaaaGGTCCCCCTCTCATTTAACTTGCGTCTAAAAGGATGacttaactttaaaatttcccTCTAGTTTACTCTCCTTTAGCTCTATTTGGCCCCTTCCCCGTCATTTTCCTCTACATTTgtttaaaaggtcaaataaactCTAGTCCATTTACAGTAACAgctggtttttttatttgatttggttTCCATATATTTGTGTCTTATATGAAGGAGGTTTTATGTCATGTATTCCTAAACATCGTATTGCTATTTGTCTGTCATGACTGGACATCACCCATGttcgtgtaaaattttgacttcACAATACAAAATAACTGATGCCACAATGGAAACGGGATAGTTGTATGACATCAATAGTTAAAGTAGGACAGATTATCTGGTCAGCCGACAATAGTAAGTTATATTAGGTGACTTGAATGTAAGGGTCATTTGCTTAAATCAGTTccaaaaatgcattttacatacacttagacaatatacgtatagtgtcttgaagtatgaaatttatttgtatgaggcttagaaacgggaaaatgcgaggttctaccgagcattttcccgtttcgtgccgaatacaaataaatttcatatttcaagacactatacgtat
Proteins encoded:
- the LOC134705261 gene encoding uncharacterized protein LOC134705261; translation: MTSSELLEIVWSDESLNSVSPDHDHLSFYESPAASPYFSHHYGTMSSYFKQPYMDHHFPELSKPYQNMWKLVSKRELSHIITRLRRSTLSSRTRQKRPQSEHIGDHVKQEEQRKLCMTPNGPKEFRSFR